The uncultured Methanomethylovorans sp. genome contains a region encoding:
- the fni gene encoding type 2 isopentenyl-diphosphate Delta-isomerase, with translation MSTSQRKIEHLKLCSSSPVESRVKGTGLEDIMLVHRALPEFDIEDIDLHTNFLGKSMKAPFLIASITGGHPDTKPINAALAQAAEEMGIGIGVGSQRAAIEDSNQEDSFTIMRDVAPDAFIYGNIGAAQIKEYGIEKIENLVEMLDADAMAIHLNFLQEAIQPEGDTDASGALDAIKDICSLNIPIIVKETGAGISHEDAWLLKKAGVSAIDVGGVGGTSWSGVEVYRARDRKDIMSEILGELFWDFGIPTAASVVECNVSLPIIATGGIRTGMDIAKSIAIGASVASAALPFVAPALEGKDMVLKRLKLMINELKVAMFLCGCKDLCKLHATPTVITGWTREYLELRGFNVKEFALRSNRSELQIV, from the coding sequence ATGAGTACATCCCAGAGAAAAATAGAACACCTCAAGCTATGTTCTTCAAGTCCTGTAGAATCTAGGGTAAAGGGGACTGGCCTGGAAGATATAATGTTAGTACATCGTGCTCTTCCAGAATTTGATATAGAGGATATAGACCTTCATACGAATTTTCTGGGAAAGAGTATGAAAGCGCCTTTTCTTATAGCTTCAATCACCGGAGGGCATCCTGATACAAAACCAATAAACGCTGCTCTTGCACAGGCTGCTGAAGAAATGGGTATTGGCATAGGTGTGGGAAGTCAAAGAGCTGCTATTGAAGATTCAAATCAAGAAGACTCATTCACTATCATGAGAGATGTGGCACCTGATGCTTTTATTTATGGAAATATCGGAGCTGCCCAGATTAAAGAATATGGCATAGAAAAAATAGAAAATCTGGTGGAAATGCTTGATGCAGATGCAATGGCAATCCATTTAAATTTCTTGCAGGAAGCAATACAGCCGGAAGGAGATACTGATGCAAGTGGTGCCCTTGATGCTATCAAGGATATCTGTTCGCTGAATATACCTATCATTGTAAAGGAAACAGGTGCTGGAATTTCCCATGAAGACGCGTGGCTGTTGAAGAAAGCAGGTGTTTCTGCTATTGATGTAGGTGGAGTTGGGGGTACAAGTTGGTCCGGAGTAGAAGTATATAGGGCTAGGGACCGAAAAGACATAATGTCAGAAATTTTAGGAGAACTATTTTGGGATTTTGGTATCCCTACAGCTGCAAGTGTAGTGGAATGCAATGTATCTTTACCAATAATCGCTACTGGTGGAATAAGAACAGGAATGGATATTGCGAAATCAATAGCAATCGGAGCTAGTGTAGCTAGTGCAGCACTCCCTTTTGTTGCCCCGGCACTGGAAGGTAAGGACATGGTGCTCAAGAGGCTAAAGCTTATGATAAACGAGCTTAAAGTCGCAATGTTTCTTTGCGGATGCAAAGACCTGTGTAAATTGCACGCTACGCCCACAGTGATCACAGGGTGGACAAGAGAGTATCTTGAATTACGTGGATTCAATGTCAAAGAATTCGCTTTACGATCAAACCGTAGCGAATTACAGATTGTATAA
- a CDS encoding polyprenyl synthetase family protein — MNLIEEIKKRSAYVDKGIREMLPITHPEELYKAARYLPDAGGKRLRPAAVILAAEAVGSDLQTVLPAAVAVELVHNFTLVHDDIMDKDDIRRGMPAVHVKWGEPGAILAGDTLYSKAFEIITSMDNDPVRIVKCIDILARTCTEICEGQWLDVEFEDQSIVSEEQYLEMVEKKTAVLYGAACKIGALLGGAPLDVADQMYEFGRMIGIGFQIYDDVLDIVTPEEVLGKVRGSDIMEGKKTLIAIHALNAGVKLDIFGKGKASKGQLEDAIGQLEDSGSIKYARNAAVSYICEGKKKLDVLEDSEAKDILLAIADYMIERSY; from the coding sequence ATGAACCTGATAGAAGAAATTAAAAAACGGAGCGCATATGTGGATAAGGGTATTCGGGAAATGCTCCCCATCACCCATCCCGAGGAATTATATAAAGCTGCACGATATCTGCCTGATGCAGGTGGAAAAAGACTAAGGCCTGCAGCTGTTATACTGGCTGCAGAAGCCGTAGGTTCTGACCTTCAAACTGTGCTACCAGCTGCTGTTGCAGTAGAACTGGTTCACAATTTCACCTTGGTTCATGATGATATAATGGACAAGGACGATATACGCAGAGGAATGCCTGCAGTCCATGTAAAATGGGGGGAGCCAGGAGCTATCCTTGCGGGTGATACATTATATTCCAAAGCCTTTGAGATCATAACCTCAATGGATAATGATCCAGTCCGTATCGTAAAGTGTATTGATATCCTTGCAAGGACATGCACCGAAATATGTGAAGGCCAATGGCTGGATGTAGAATTCGAGGATCAGAGCATAGTTTCTGAAGAACAGTATCTTGAAATGGTGGAGAAAAAGACTGCTGTGCTTTATGGAGCTGCATGTAAGATCGGCGCATTGCTTGGCGGTGCCCCTCTCGATGTTGCTGACCAAATGTACGAATTTGGTCGTATGATCGGTATTGGTTTCCAGATATATGACGATGTGCTGGATATTGTGACCCCTGAAGAGGTGCTTGGCAAAGTAAGAGGAAGCGATATAATGGAAGGTAAAAAGACCCTTATAGCTATCCATGCTCTCAATGCCGGCGTAAAACTAGATATTTTTGGTAAGGGCAAGGCCTCAAAAGGACAATTGGAAGATGCCATCGGGCAGCTTGAAGATTCCGGGTCCATTAAATATGCAAGAAATGCAGCTGTTTCATATATCTGCGAAGGTAAAAAGAAACTAGATGTACTAGAAGATTCAGAAGCAAAAGATATCCTGCTTGCAATAGCAGATTACATGATAGAAAGATCTTATTGA
- a CDS encoding RNase J family beta-CASP ribonuclease has product MTEIGIIAVGGYNEMGRNMTAVRVDEDIIILDMGLRLDRVQIHEDVEIDKMHSLELINMGAIPDDTIMNDVNGNVRAIVCTHGHLDHIGAVSKLAHRYTAPIIGTPYTTALVKHQIDSERKFGVKNNLISMKAGETYEITKDVSIEFINTQHSIIDTVFVVIHTPKGAIMYACDFKLDRTPTLGEAPDFNRLKALGEEGVLALITESTNAGRSGKAPSEQIAHDLVKDVLLGTEESDVGMIITTFASHIARLNSIISFAEEMGRIPILLGRSMDRYMSTAKELGYVQLPRNVEIYGQRREVEKALEKVMREGKNKYLPIVTGHQGEPGSILIRIANGDTPYMIEPGDKVIFSANVIPNPLTQANRYALETKLRMKGARIYDNVHVSGHAYREDHWELLRMVKPEHVIPAHGTIEMHSAYIEMAEDAGYVLGDTLHLLRNGEELYIEE; this is encoded by the coding sequence ATGACAGAAATCGGAATAATAGCAGTTGGCGGTTATAATGAAATGGGCCGTAATATGACTGCTGTAAGGGTTGATGAGGATATAATCATCCTGGATATGGGTCTGAGATTAGATCGAGTACAGATCCATGAAGACGTAGAAATAGATAAAATGCATTCCCTTGAGCTTATTAATATGGGGGCTATACCAGATGACACGATAATGAACGATGTCAATGGGAACGTACGTGCTATTGTATGCACACATGGCCATCTTGACCATATTGGTGCAGTCTCAAAGCTGGCACATCGTTATACTGCTCCTATTATTGGTACACCCTATACAACTGCTTTAGTAAAGCATCAAATCGATTCGGAGCGCAAGTTCGGCGTAAAGAACAATCTGATCTCTATGAAAGCAGGGGAAACCTACGAAATAACAAAAGATGTCTCCATTGAGTTCATTAATACTCAGCACAGTATAATCGATACTGTCTTTGTGGTTATCCATACACCAAAAGGCGCTATAATGTATGCTTGTGATTTCAAACTGGATAGGACACCTACTTTGGGAGAAGCACCGGATTTCAACAGGCTCAAAGCCCTCGGAGAAGAGGGAGTCCTTGCACTTATTACCGAAAGTACTAATGCCGGACGTTCTGGTAAGGCACCTTCCGAACAGATAGCACATGACCTTGTAAAGGATGTACTGCTGGGTACTGAAGAATCGGATGTGGGAATGATAATAACCACTTTTGCTTCTCATATAGCCCGTTTGAACTCCATTATTTCCTTCGCCGAGGAAATGGGGCGTATACCCATATTACTCGGTAGATCTATGGATAGGTACATGAGTACAGCTAAGGAACTTGGATACGTTCAACTTCCAAGGAATGTCGAAATATACGGTCAGCGTCGTGAAGTCGAAAAGGCTTTGGAAAAAGTAATGAGAGAGGGTAAAAATAAATATCTGCCCATTGTTACCGGACATCAGGGAGAACCTGGTTCTATATTAATACGCATAGCCAACGGTGATACACCTTACATGATAGAACCAGGGGATAAGGTAATATTTTCCGCAAATGTCATTCCAAATCCCTTAACACAAGCTAATCGCTATGCTCTGGAAACAAAGCTTAGGATGAAAGGGGCACGCATCTATGATAATGTACACGTGTCTGGACACGCCTACAGGGAGGATCACTGGGAACTATTGAGGATGGTTAAACCAGAACATGTGATTCCTGCTCATGGGACTATAGAAATGCATTCAGCGTATATTGAGATGGCAGAAGATGCAGGATATGTGCTCGGAGATACGCTCCATCTGTTAAGGAATGGAGAAGAACTGTATATAGAAGAATAA
- a CDS encoding PGF-pre-PGF domain-containing protein: protein MLKLLQIAGNYAYVADGDSGLSIINISNPAVPTLTHTYDTAGHAYGISVVSNYAYIADGNNGLVIANISNPASPTSMGSYATYDAQNIVVSGNYAYIADDSHGLVIIDITNPASPVFEDSYNTAGYGYGVTISGSYVYVADFDNGLVILHVDTVPDTTAPSSVTGLNEASVGSSWIYWTWTNPTDEDFNYATIYVDGAFITNTSAGYYNLTGLSEGTTHIISTKTVDTSGNINSTWVNDSASTISPTDIVPPASVTNLGEADVNSDWIRWTWTNPDDADFSHVIVYLNGTFIANTTDSSISYYNATGLSEGATYTIGIQTVDYSGNINSTTVNDSAITRNYPVVSGLSGTNITKTSITLTWEASADTTRVQISRNDVVIGNVTGATSYVDAGLTSSTTYGYTLTPYNQDGLAGESVSVSLRTRSSSSGGSSGGSSRSTSSGGSGGSASVEDFANLVTKDVATIYLRINTTATYQFTKEGNPIQSISFYSLKNSGETVSTVEVLNNRSKLVNSTPEGSIYQYVNMWVGKASFATASNIKDASVRFKVNSSWIQQMGVSPSDVKLQRYNGNAWEVLPTTIVSNTTDYVVFESQTPGFSPFAITGEKVVTIASNENVKSSNENEVPVSNITQTEDDQKEETQSSSSMWMIIAVILVIGFAIVGYAYSKKEK from the coding sequence ATGCTGAAACTGTTGCAAATAGCAGGAAATTATGCATATGTAGCGGATGGTGATAGTGGTCTTTCGATCATAAATATTAGCAACCCCGCTGTACCAACACTTACACACACTTATGATACTGCAGGCCATGCATATGGTATTTCTGTAGTCAGCAATTATGCATACATAGCTGATGGTAACAATGGCCTTGTAATTGCAAACATTAGCAATCCTGCGTCACCAACATCAATGGGTAGTTATGCCACTTATGATGCACAGAACATTGTAGTATCTGGCAATTACGCATACATAGCAGATGACAGCCATGGTCTTGTAATTATAGACATAACTAACCCTGCATCACCGGTGTTCGAAGACAGTTATAACACAGCAGGTTATGGATACGGTGTTACAATATCAGGCAGTTATGTATATGTAGCTGATTTTGATAATGGCCTGGTAATCCTGCACGTAGATACTGTACCAGACACAACAGCTCCATCATCTGTTACAGGACTGAATGAAGCCAGTGTAGGATCAAGCTGGATTTACTGGACATGGACAAATCCCACTGATGAGGACTTTAACTATGCTACAATATACGTTGATGGAGCATTTATCACAAATACATCCGCAGGATACTACAATTTAACTGGCCTGTCTGAAGGAACTACTCATATAATTAGTACTAAAACAGTGGACACGTCAGGGAACATTAATTCTACATGGGTTAATGATTCGGCAAGCACTATATCCCCAACTGATATTGTACCACCTGCATCCGTAACAAACCTGGGAGAAGCTGATGTAAACTCTGACTGGATAAGGTGGACATGGACAAATCCTGACGATGCAGATTTCAGCCATGTGATAGTTTACCTCAACGGTACATTTATCGCAAACACAACTGACAGTTCAATCAGTTATTACAATGCAACCGGACTTTCTGAAGGAGCTACATATACAATTGGCATACAGACAGTAGACTATTCAGGAAACATAAATTCTACAACGGTAAATGACTCGGCCATCACGAGAAATTATCCAGTAGTTTCTGGTCTTTCTGGAACAAACATCACTAAGACTTCGATTACATTAACCTGGGAAGCATCTGCTGATACTACGAGAGTACAAATAAGCAGGAATGATGTTGTTATAGGTAATGTGACCGGAGCAACATCTTATGTAGATGCTGGCCTGACAAGTAGTACTACATATGGATATACTCTGACCCCATACAATCAGGATGGTCTTGCAGGTGAATCAGTAAGCGTTAGCCTGAGAACTAGATCCAGCAGCAGTGGAGGAAGTAGTGGCGGAAGCAGCAGAAGTACTAGTAGTGGAGGAAGTGGTGGATCAGCTTCAGTAGAAGACTTTGCTAACCTTGTAACAAAAGACGTTGCAACGATCTACCTCAGAATAAATACAACTGCCACATATCAGTTCACAAAGGAAGGAAATCCAATACAATCAATCAGTTTCTATTCCCTTAAGAACTCAGGAGAAACCGTATCAACAGTAGAGGTACTGAACAACAGGTCAAAATTGGTTAACAGTACTCCTGAAGGATCTATATATCAATATGTGAACATGTGGGTCGGCAAGGCTAGCTTTGCAACAGCATCCAATATTAAGGATGCAAGCGTGAGATTCAAGGTGAATTCTTCGTGGATCCAGCAGATGGGAGTAAGTCCATCGGATGTAAAACTACAGAGGTATAATGGAAATGCATGGGAAGTATTGCCCACTACTATAGTAAGCAATACCACGGATTATGTAGTATTCGAATCTCAAACACCGGGATTCTCTCCATTCGCTATAACTGGTGAAAAAGTAGTCACTATAGCTTCAAATGAGAATGTGAAGTCAAGTAACGAAAATGAAGTACCTGTAAGCAACATCACTCAAACAGAGGACGATCAGAAGGAAGAAACACAATCATCATCCAGTATGTGGATGATCATAGCGGTTATCCTTGTGATAGGATTTGCTATAGTTGGTTACGCATATTCGAAGAAAGAAAAGTAA
- the ppdK gene encoding pyruvate, phosphate dikinase: protein MADNKFVYFFGGNKTEGKNSMKDLLGGKGANLAEMANLGIPVPPGFTITAEVCVQYLKDKAYPAGLLKQIDAAIARLEEVSGKIFGNDGNPLLVSVRSGARVSMPGMMDTVLNLGMNDITVLVIAKNTDNPRFAYDSYRRFLTMFGDVVLGIEHEKFEHALSEKKRSLGVRQDTELDVNALKELVEEFKLIIEKETGEKFPQDAHKQLMMAINAVFESWNNQRAITYRKLNNIPADWGTAVNVQAMVYGNMGETSGTGVAFTRDPATGHKRFYGEYLINAQGEDVVAGIRTPRPISTLKEALPAAFKQLEEIYAKLENHFRDMQDIEFTIEQGKLYMLQTRNGKRTAAAAIKIAVDMVEEGLIDKKTALLRIDPNQIDKLLHPMIDPKANLKAAATGLPASPGAAVGKVVFTAEHAEEMAESGEKVILVRAETSPEDIGGMNAAEGILTVRGGMTSHAAVVARGMGKPCVAGCGDVVIDIKNRVFYAGYCMVNEGDYISIDGSTGHLIIGQVPLITPEVSGELKTVLQWADEVRTLGVRTNADTPNDAKVARDFGAEGIGLCRTEHMFFGENRIPVVREMIMADTEASRRCALAKLLPMQREDFVGIFRAMEGYPVTIRLLDPPLHEFLPNHEEAMEKLMELQKKGAPADEINKVKKVMERVEFLKEINPMLGFRGCRLGVVYPEIYEMQVQAIIEAACELSNDGMSIVPEIMIPLVSHVKELQIVKKQVIKIASDVMAEKGVKIDYKIGTMIELPRAALTADKIAREAEFFSFGTNDLTQTTFGFSRDDAGKFLPAYIEQSILEHDPFAVLDQSGVGELIKLGIDKGRSTRRDLKIGICGEHGGEPSSVIFGHKVGLNYVSCSPFRVPVARMAAAHAALQEEEMNKK from the coding sequence GTGGCAGACAATAAATTCGTGTACTTTTTCGGCGGTAATAAGACAGAAGGAAAAAACAGTATGAAAGACCTGCTGGGTGGTAAAGGCGCAAACCTGGCGGAAATGGCAAATCTTGGTATTCCAGTACCACCTGGTTTTACTATCACGGCTGAAGTCTGTGTTCAGTATCTTAAAGATAAAGCTTATCCTGCAGGATTACTGAAACAGATTGACGCTGCAATTGCAAGGCTTGAAGAGGTATCTGGTAAAATATTCGGCAATGATGGTAATCCATTGCTCGTGTCGGTGCGTTCAGGTGCACGTGTTTCAATGCCAGGAATGATGGACACGGTTCTAAATCTTGGAATGAATGATATAACTGTTCTTGTTATTGCAAAGAACACCGACAATCCTAGATTCGCTTATGATAGTTACAGGCGTTTTCTGACAATGTTCGGAGATGTTGTTCTGGGTATCGAACATGAAAAGTTCGAACATGCATTGAGTGAGAAAAAACGCTCTTTAGGCGTAAGACAGGACACAGAACTCGACGTAAATGCTCTGAAGGAACTTGTGGAAGAGTTTAAACTGATAATAGAAAAAGAAACCGGGGAAAAGTTCCCGCAGGATGCACACAAACAGCTCATGATGGCTATAAATGCTGTTTTTGAATCATGGAACAACCAGCGTGCTATAACATACCGCAAGTTGAACAATATTCCTGCAGACTGGGGTACCGCAGTCAATGTGCAGGCAATGGTGTACGGAAATATGGGTGAAACATCTGGTACAGGTGTTGCTTTCACAAGAGACCCAGCGACTGGGCATAAGCGTTTCTATGGCGAATACCTCATTAATGCTCAGGGAGAGGATGTTGTAGCAGGTATCAGGACACCCAGGCCAATTTCCACTCTTAAGGAGGCACTGCCTGCTGCTTTCAAACAGCTTGAAGAGATCTATGCCAAACTGGAGAATCACTTCCGTGATATGCAGGATATTGAATTCACCATCGAGCAGGGTAAACTGTACATGTTGCAGACACGGAATGGAAAACGTACTGCTGCTGCAGCAATAAAGATTGCAGTAGACATGGTAGAAGAAGGTCTTATTGATAAGAAAACTGCTCTTTTAAGGATAGATCCTAATCAGATAGACAAATTATTACATCCTATGATAGATCCGAAGGCAAATCTTAAGGCAGCAGCAACAGGGCTTCCTGCATCTCCGGGAGCTGCAGTAGGTAAGGTTGTATTCACTGCTGAACATGCGGAAGAAATGGCAGAGTCTGGTGAAAAGGTAATCCTTGTACGTGCTGAAACCTCTCCCGAAGATATTGGTGGTATGAATGCTGCAGAAGGTATTCTGACCGTACGCGGTGGAATGACATCTCATGCTGCAGTGGTGGCCAGAGGTATGGGTAAACCATGTGTTGCGGGATGTGGCGATGTGGTCATCGATATTAAGAATCGCGTATTCTATGCAGGTTATTGCATGGTAAATGAAGGCGATTATATCTCAATCGATGGTTCAACAGGCCATCTTATAATAGGACAAGTCCCTCTTATTACACCTGAAGTGAGTGGGGAGCTTAAGACCGTTCTACAATGGGCAGATGAAGTGAGGACTCTAGGTGTACGAACAAATGCCGATACTCCTAATGATGCTAAGGTTGCCAGAGATTTCGGTGCCGAAGGAATTGGATTATGCCGCACAGAGCATATGTTCTTTGGTGAGAATAGAATTCCCGTTGTAAGAGAAATGATCATGGCTGACACTGAAGCCTCAAGACGATGTGCTCTTGCAAAGCTTCTTCCTATGCAGAGAGAGGATTTTGTTGGTATATTCCGTGCTATGGAAGGTTATCCTGTAACTATCCGTTTGCTTGATCCCCCACTTCACGAATTCCTTCCCAATCATGAGGAAGCCATGGAGAAATTAATGGAGCTTCAGAAAAAAGGTGCTCCAGCAGATGAGATTAATAAAGTTAAAAAAGTAATGGAAAGAGTGGAGTTCCTAAAAGAGATCAACCCTATGCTCGGTTTCAGAGGATGTCGGCTTGGAGTCGTGTACCCTGAAATTTATGAAATGCAGGTGCAGGCTATTATTGAAGCTGCTTGTGAGCTATCTAACGACGGCATGTCCATTGTCCCAGAGATCATGATCCCTCTTGTATCTCACGTTAAAGAGCTGCAGATCGTCAAGAAGCAAGTTATAAAAATAGCAAGCGATGTCATGGCAGAAAAAGGTGTAAAAATTGATTACAAGATCGGTACCATGATAGAACTCCCAAGGGCTGCACTTACAGCTGACAAGATAGCTCGTGAGGCAGAATTCTTCTCCTTTGGTACAAATGACCTCACACAGACAACCTTTGGTTTTAGTAGAGACGATGCAGGTAAATTCCTGCCTGCATATATAGAGCAGTCTATCCTAGAACATGATCCATTTGCTGTACTTGATCAAAGTGGCGTGGGGGAACTTATAAAACTAGGCATCGATAAAGGTAGGTCTACCCGCCGTGATCTGAAGATCGGCATATGTGGTGAGCATGGGGGCGAACCGAGTTCTGTTATTTTCGGACATAAAGTTGGTCTCAATTACGTAAGTTGCTCACCTTTCCGTGTACCTGTAGCCAGAATGGCAGCAGCTCACGCAGCACTTCAAGAAGAAGAAATGAATAAAAAATAA
- a CDS encoding nitrilase-related carbon-nitrogen hydrolase, whose translation MATIKISCIQMNITQCSKETNIKKALLMAKSAIDLGAKIIVLPEVFSTGFCYKDLESIAESSASQRVEEYSTITELLEFSKIHDCVIIGSMIEKKIEKTGVNKYHNLGFCIESGILSGVYRKTHLYGMEKTHFSRGEQICPIKLEKLGITIGLQICFEIRFPEVSRKLVLEDADILITVAEFSNPKSNQWKALVIARAVENQIPHVACNRIGTAPLASYFGNSMITNAWGNIKAEAGNEECFIVDEIDMDETQRIRGKVSLLDNRQLDLY comes from the coding sequence ATGGCAACGATCAAGATATCCTGTATCCAGATGAATATTACGCAATGTTCGAAAGAAACGAACATTAAAAAAGCCCTTCTGATGGCAAAAAGTGCAATAGATCTAGGTGCTAAAATAATAGTGTTGCCTGAAGTATTTTCTACGGGTTTCTGTTATAAAGATCTTGAATCAATAGCTGAAAGTTCTGCGTCTCAAAGAGTTGAAGAATACTCTACAATAACAGAGCTTTTGGAATTCTCAAAGATACATGATTGTGTGATTATTGGCTCGATGATCGAAAAAAAAATTGAAAAAACCGGTGTTAACAAATACCATAATCTGGGTTTTTGTATTGAATCTGGAATTCTAAGTGGAGTTTATAGGAAAACTCATCTTTATGGGATGGAAAAAACACATTTCTCTAGAGGAGAACAAATATGTCCGATAAAACTTGAAAAACTTGGAATTACCATTGGACTTCAGATTTGTTTTGAGATAAGATTTCCTGAAGTATCACGAAAATTAGTGCTTGAAGATGCTGATATTTTGATTACGGTTGCCGAATTTTCAAATCCCAAGTCAAATCAGTGGAAGGCTCTTGTAATTGCAAGGGCTGTAGAAAACCAGATTCCTCATGTTGCATGTAATCGTATAGGTACAGCTCCATTAGCTTCATACTTTGGTAATTCCATGATTACCAATGCATGGGGTAATATCAAAGCTGAAGCTGGTAATGAGGAGTGCTTTATTGTGGACGAAATTGATATGGATGAAACACAGAGGATTCGCGGTAAAGTCTCACTCTTAGATAATAGACAGTTGGATTTGTACTGA
- a CDS encoding beta-propeller domain-containing protein, with the protein MQLKLNSPIYVGLVLFCLIMITGVGAAEKLDVSFVSQYNDLYNDNSINNALFTQGQDFSSHYGGSVYNVAVAGNYAYLGQGQDMLVIDITDSSNPSRAGRVTTPALVNGVAVSGNYAYIANGENGLVIVDITNKAIPTIKGNYSTDSANGVAVSGNYAYVADGYMGLMIVDVTNSDAPSFKGTRNTAGYSSSVILSGNYAYVADGADGLVIIDITNPEDPAITGTCDTSGNAEDVAISGNYTYVADGANGLVIIDTANPANPTITGDLSTGDTALGVAVSGNYAYVANNNGGLVVVNVANKASPTNAAVYTETAGYAYDVVISGNYAYTAFTRSGLTVVNITNPESPTTAGRYDASGYASGVAVSGNYAYIAYGYMGLTIVDISNKEALNRAGSYITTGYARDVAVAGNYAYIADDTYGLVIVDVTNKASPTPKGNYNTLGRSWGVTVIDNYAYIADGANGLVIVNVANPNSPTLVGSCDTPGNAETVANSRKLCICSGW; encoded by the coding sequence ATGCAACTCAAACTAAATAGTCCAATCTACGTTGGGCTAGTACTATTTTGTCTGATAATGATTACAGGGGTTGGCGCAGCTGAAAAACTTGATGTGAGTTTTGTCAGCCAATATAATGATCTTTATAATGATAATAGCATTAATAATGCTCTGTTTACACAGGGACAGGATTTCTCCAGTCACTATGGAGGAAGTGTTTATAATGTTGCAGTCGCTGGAAATTATGCATACCTCGGGCAGGGACAGGATATGCTAGTGATCGATATCACTGATTCTTCTAACCCCTCGAGAGCTGGAAGGGTAACTACCCCAGCATTGGTCAACGGTGTTGCAGTATCAGGAAATTATGCATATATAGCCAATGGGGAAAATGGACTTGTGATAGTAGATATCACAAATAAGGCAATACCAACTATTAAAGGGAATTATAGTACTGATTCCGCTAATGGTGTTGCAGTATCAGGGAATTATGCATACGTAGCTGATGGTTACATGGGTCTTATGATAGTAGATGTCACAAATTCAGATGCACCAAGCTTTAAAGGAACACGTAATACTGCCGGATATTCGTCTAGTGTTATATTGTCAGGGAATTATGCATACGTAGCTGATGGAGCTGATGGCCTTGTAATTATAGATATCACAAACCCAGAAGATCCAGCAATTACAGGAACTTGTGACACTAGTGGAAATGCAGAAGATGTTGCAATATCTGGAAACTATACATACGTAGCTGATGGTGCCAATGGCCTTGTAATTATAGATACCGCAAATCCAGCAAATCCAACAATTACAGGAGATCTCAGTACTGGAGATACTGCTCTTGGTGTTGCAGTGTCAGGAAACTATGCATATGTAGCTAATAATAACGGTGGTCTTGTAGTCGTAAACGTTGCAAATAAAGCTTCACCAACTAATGCAGCAGTCTATACTGAAACTGCCGGATATGCATATGATGTCGTAATATCAGGAAATTATGCATATACGGCATTTACCAGAAGTGGCCTTACAGTCGTTAATATCACTAATCCCGAATCACCGACTACAGCAGGAAGATATGATGCTTCCGGATATGCATCCGGTGTTGCCGTATCGGGTAATTATGCATATATAGCCTATGGTTATATGGGCCTTACAATTGTAGATATCAGCAATAAAGAAGCTCTAAACCGCGCAGGCAGTTACATTACCACTGGATATGCACGCGATGTTGCTGTAGCAGGAAACTATGCATATATAGCAGATGACACTTACGGCCTTGTAATTGTAGATGTCACAAATAAAGCATCACCAACTCCCAAGGGAAATTATAATACCCTTGGTCGTTCGTGGGGCGTTACAGTAATAGACAATTATGCATACATTGCCGATGGCGCCAATGGACTCGTAATCGTAAATGTCGCCAATCCAAATTCACCAACTCTTGTAGGAAGTTGTGATACTCCCGGCAATGCTGAAACTGTTGCAAATAGCAGGAAATTATGCATATGTAGCGGATGGTGA